In Epinephelus moara isolate mb chromosome 20, YSFRI_EMoa_1.0, whole genome shotgun sequence, the genomic stretch GCTTTACACACGTGCACCGGTGAGTATTTTTGGCTCAGGCATGGTGTGTGTGGGAtcaactcaaaataaactacagtaaCCGTGTTAATCGTGATAAAGGAGCATGTCACCCAGTAACGGTGTGGCTAATTTATGGAGATACAAGTGATCAGATCACACAGAAAATGATTTTAAGTGGGATCAGTTCATTAatagttttggtcttttcatgggatttattAAAATAGAGGAATATAGAATATTGCCAGCCTTTTCCTTGTAAGCAACAGACAAGATTAAATAACTGTGACTTACAGtaactgtttttgtctcttctcTAATTTAAAAGATGTGCTTCCTTCTTTCAGGGATGAACACGTTGATCGGTTATGATCTGGTACCAGAGCCAAAGATTCTCGAGGCAGCACTGAGAGCCTGTCGGAGGTTAAACGACTTGGCCAGCGCTATCCGAATTTTGGAAGCTGTAAAGGTGAGAGGTGGGAGAGAGCTGGGTAATAATTTGGGGAATGTTCCCAACCAGCATCTTTGCCGTTGGTAGCTGCAAGTTAATGATTAATTGGTGTTACCGTTTGGTATTTCCTCAGGACAAATCCGGCCCTCATAAAGAGATCTACCCGTATCTGATCCAAGAGCTGCGGCCAACATTAGATGAGCTCGGCATCTCTACACCTGAAGAGCTCGGCATTGACAAAGTGTAGACAAGTAGGTGTTAAAATTCTCCtgtcagttgttttgttttcaccatGTATGTCATAAGATGTCAATCTAACAGAAGTTTCATTTGCTCTGTTTCAGATCCAATAACGGTGGATATCCTCAGTACACAGAACTCATGTACTTTACTGTTTGCCTCATATAATACGTGTGATATTTAATTTGGCCTTTATTAAGTTCTTTTGCttgtaaaatattgatgaaCCTAATAAAGGAAAATGTGTCTTTGAGCGTCGCAAGTACTTTTGGGATTTTTGAAATAGTTTGAGTGCTGACTCAATTCAATACCAGTTGCTTCAATAGAGAGCAGAGCGCCACTTCATGGTTCATGTTGACTTGGTGTGTCTGGATTTTCTTGTGAGAGTCACATTTTGCCACCAGGGAGCAGCGTTTTCACATGAATGTAAAAATCATTCTACTGTATCAATCTATATTTcatctgtttttcatttcaggGAAAATTTTATGCTTGTAAAATAAACTTGTTCAAATGGCAAATGGTGTAATAATGTTATTATCAACACATGACTGGAATATTGACCATAATGGGTTTTTATACAAAGATTGGGACAGTGTATACAGTATTAGTCCATGGTCTGTTGAGAATTTAAAAGACAGTGGGTTAGTTATGTTAGATGGATAAtagattattttaattttagttatGCTTATTAACACCATGGACGCTACCTTTTATTGGGATTAGCAAAATGTACCTCCTAGGTGTATTAGTAGAAGTGTTTAGTGGGGCTGTGTCAAACTTAATTGTAGTTGTACCATTTTGAAATGTGCACACTTATTCAGTTGTAttctctttaaaacaaaagatGTACTTAATAGTAAGATATTTGATATAAAGTGAACTGAGTTTTGTCAATACCTCATTTCATAATCTCACATTTCACCCAGGCTATGCTACAACTAACCAGACTATCAGGGAATCATAACATCTCACTCCTTGTGTTTCACTCTACAccatacattttttgtttgtgttacagcTATAACTGCTTTACCATTAAATAGCTGACGTGTGTAGGtactttttgtcacattttgaaTGCACTGGCTTACAAGACCTCCAAGATACAGGTAGAAATGTCCAAAATAATACAGTCATTGACTGCTAGAGCAGTGGtgcccaactggtccagccatggggtccagatttctcgttagtcattagttcaaggtccacaaagtttaaTATATCCAGTgttatacttgtgtttggccatgtcattgagctagtttgctgtctctgtgaagtAGCTGTTTATTTACTCACTCTAAAACAgcactgtaaaataaaagctctgtgctggaaattcactgtacttacaCATTAAGTGTGTgctttacaaacttgacacatttgagagtcacttgtggtccattcagaatggacccacgatccaccagttgggaaccactgtcctaGAGTGTGTGAACAAGTTATGTTCTTAATTAAAGTAAAGAGTCTGCTCAACAATCTCAAAGGAAGACATTTTGAGattaatgaaaaaatgaattgaATCCCTCATTTTGCTCATATTCTGTTTTCAGTAAGGTCAGATCATCAGCATCTGCCTTTGGCCTGTGGTCAAGCAAATGTTAAAAGAGACCTCAAGTATTTCTCTTGTTTGAGCTCCAAGAAACCAACTAGAATGAAGTTGAAGTATCTGCAACACATCTTTTCATTAATGCCACTAcgaatatcctcctgagaccctgtgtcctcatgtaaggacatcacattttggctttGTTGCACCATATAGTTCATTCTGCTTaatttagacctgttgtccttgttagTGGACATTTTTTGTGCTGGTGGTAGTGAGAGCACAATATGTTACTCCATGAaagaacaagatggcagccatctctgccaagtcagtctgcagctgatcctgacacaaaagtggagaAGCTACAAAACcggatcacattttatggttgagacgtgtttatgtttaatgtttgtagtttgatattgCATATTGCATACTGACCAATTAAGTACTTGGCAgtggacgttgggactttattattgcagcatttcacacaggtCAATTAGGTGTTACAGACTGCTCCTACAGACAAAGCTTGGAGACATTCCTAGCTTGGACTATGGAGCAAGGAAAAATCATACAGAGTTACAAATGAACGAATGACAGTTTAGTTTTTGCACAGCTGtgttcaggcattgaaataaacagttttagaTTTGAGCAGTGACCTCTAACCCATAGAGTTGCAACACaatgttgcattgtttgttagtttgtttttgtacagcaATGTTCAGGCATCGGAATTgacagttttatattttattacacacTTGTGGCAATTACAAATAAACCCAATGTCCCTGTGTGAGGACATAATTTAGTTCAAAAACGACTTTCTGTTTTAAGACAATGCTCAGTTTTTCATACTTAAAAGATCCTCCTGATCCCAAATAGCGAGGAGAAATTATAAAtgcatagtaaaaaaaaaaaagcttgggTCTCAGGAGAATATAGGAATTAAAGATGGTccttttgggggggggggggggactcaAAATATTAGATCTGCAGTACCTAAAACAGATCTGCCCACCTCTGCTACACACTTTATGCTCAGAGGGAATACAAGGAATTTGCTATGATGCATTGGTGTTATCAGCACTAAACAGTAGGAGAAGATATAAACAAGTACGACAGACAATCAAGAACATAAAATTAGAACAGGAAAAAATGCAGAACAATTAGAAAAATACTAtgtgcaattaaaaaaagaaaaaaatagaaatgtgtGCAGTATTTTTGGAGTTAGATCTTCAAAACACTATCAGATGTCTTTTGAATGAAAATCCACCCAGATCCTTTGATGGCCATCTTTGGCATAGCAGGAGAGAAAAATAAGAATCTTTTGGGATCTAAACTTGAAatgatgaaattaaattaattaattaattaatcctTCTCCACTGGAAGAACCCTCGACCACCAAGCTGGACTCAGTGGTTGAGAGAAGTGATGCAACATCTCAAACTTGAGAGACTCACATTAAATGGCTCTTCTGATAAATTTACGAGAATTTGGAATCCATTCTTGGAATATATATAAGCcagatatatttaaaaaaaaaaacaacaaaacactttCTTGATAACTCCGCATGAATTAAGtcatatttaattaaattatttatatatatttttttacatctTGTAGCCAATCACAACAGGATGGACCCTGATAAGGCCTCCATCTTCTGCAactgcctgttttttttaaaggttctgtGCATATCTAGTTATCTGAGTTATCTGTATATGTGTACATGTGCATATGgttacctttttttctttttccatttataATGCTGTGCAGCAGTCtaattttgtttaaaaacctttaaaaataagtttaaataTGTCCAGTATATGTGAATGAGGATGACAGAGCTGTGCAGCTTTATTTGCATCCAAATCAAATTCCTGTTTAATGTACTTAATGCTGCTCCACAGAAAAAAGGACAATGACTAATGAGCCGTGACCTAATAGCCAGACTGAATTTCCATGCATGTTTTCTGCTGTGAAATGAAACCAATTCAGCAGAGAAGGGAAACGAAAGCGTCCTGTGGGTGTAGAGGTCAGGCCCATTTGCTGTGTAGAAGAATCAGCTCCAGACTAAAATAatgtttgtcatatttttagTAGAGGTCGTGTTAACCTCAATAACCATACAAGTGTATAGGATAATAGCAGTGGGTGGGATTTCCTTGTGAAGTGGGTGGGTAGTTCCACGGAAAGGCTATGCGGGCGAGAAGACCCACTTTACGAGCTTTACGCACGGGGCGGGCCTTTCATTCATGCGAGTTGGGGGTGTAGGCCACTCAGTCAGAGACAATCAAAGATGTTTGAGTTTCCATGCGCAGTGACCAGGGAGGTAAAGCGCAGAGCAGTGTTACCCCTCCTCCAGCTCCGATCAATCCGGCCTCCACACACTGCTGGGGCTTTTTTAAATCACGTTTGATCAGAGGAATCTTTCTTTCTGGTTAAAAACAAACTGGTCATGCGATGCGATTTATTTCTGCCGGAGGGAAGACGGAAAAACTAGATAAGACCTGTTGGCGATGATGGATTACTCAAAGGCGCAAATGGTGAGTGTCGACGGCTTGGTAACGCTCCCACTCGTGTTTGTTACAGTAACAAAGCAAATGGCGATTAATGTAGAGCCTTTAGGAGCATTTGCACCTAAATGATCCAATTTTCTCTTCAGTTATTAACCAGTTAAGTGTTTTTTCCTGATGACTAGTGTAGGCCTTGTTTTCGCATTTATTGCACTGTGAAATAAAGTTGCATTTCCATTTATAAAGAATAGATTCATGATATAACCTAATTCTGATTTCGTTTAAATGTTTAACAAAGTGGGGACTTTGTTAAAATCTTGAGGAGAAACATTTTGTTACAGGTTGCTAATTTATTCTAAATTActttaatatattttctgttAATTATTGTCTCAAGCATCAAGCTTTGTTTCACCTAATCAAACATTACTTTGCTTTCTGAAGCtcacacatctttttttaagTATCACTTTAACATGACTATTTGTTTGTATCCCAAAACAAATATGTCTGACTTTATTTAGACACTTTACCTGGTATTTAAACAACAATTTTGTAAAGTTTAATTTGCCTTTTTGTACCTGTTCAGTGCAGTTTCTTTGGATAATTTGCTTCAGTTTATAAAACCAAAGGCACCCAATCAAACATTTTCTTAATAAAGTTTgtgatttgtatttttgtccaTAGTCAAGCTCACTTGAGGAGAGCGGTTTAGTTGGGTGTCCACCGTCCGGTAACGCCGCAGTGAAGCTGGAGGCAATGATGGAGCATCTGCAGAGACAACAGGAGGCCAAACTGGAGATGAACCTGCATGAGAAGCAACTTCTTCACGCCCAGCTCCTCATTGCTCAACACGCCGCTGCAGCCAGAGCCTCTGGCTCCAGAGTAGACTCTGCATTATTTGGCAAAGCAGATGGACAGACTTACCAAGCGGCTCAACAGGCTTTGAGCAGCCATCTCAGCAGAACAGATCCagatgaggaagatgaagacTCGGATGAGGAGGGACAGGAAATGGTGGAGCCTGAAGAAAATGACGAGGCAGAGGAAAACAATGAGGAGATGGAGGACGGGCCTCATCAGCAGGCACAGAAGCCTCAGCTCCAGCAGGTTGCAGGCTTCCCATTCCCTCCTTATTCTACACCACAGACATCTGCTGTGAAGCAAATGTCCCAATCTCCACCCCCGGCAATAAAACAGGAGCATGAGGAGAAGGAGCTGCTGTCTCCTGCAGGCCAGCACGCCTTTACATCACCTAATGGCTTCGCTGACTGGGGCTATGATGAGCCATTTAAACAAGTAAGTTACTGCACCAATCAAGGCCatattgtttttcttccttctgtATTTTACCATCTTTTATAGTGAACATTTCCTCTCATAAATTACAGATAAATCCTGTCTTTGCTTGAAAACACCATAGTTATTAAAACCCATCTTTACAGAGAGGAGAtcaacatgtttctgtgtgtgtgtgtgtgtttgctggtgtATGTTCTAATTCTTCCTATTAATTGTTGACTTCTTCCTGCTGAGAGTCAGGCTCGCtgctgcctccctctctctcacgtGTGTGTCCCTTTGGCAAGATGCCCATACTTGATAGTGTTTAATTACCGGCCAGACCAGAGATTTCTCCGTCTGCTATACTTCACCTCGTGTCTCACACTTTTGAAAATGCATCCCTGCCACTGGGTGAGCTAATTGGTCTTGGCCGTGGTCCAATACTCACTGTTCAAAGCAGCCGGTTCAGGCCTGACAGAGATGAAGTTAAAATGAGAGCGGAGGATTAATGAAATGGCCTGAAGCATGTATTTATGGGCAAGGTTGGCTTCAGGGGTTAACTACTGTAAGGAATGGCCTGGTAGGTGGGTGGACTTGTCTTTCATTGCATCAGGCAGATCTCCTTTAAACATGGCAAAAGATGATCTTAAATATAAGATCCAAAGGTAGTATCTTGGAGTATGTTTTCCGACATATGTGTGACTGCTTAAAGCAAACAGAgagatttttcttcttctttatggAGACCAATCTGATTggttcctctctgtgtgtgtttcccttgAAAAGGCCCTAAGCCAATACAATACATTATGATTAATGAGGCCTGTGGCCAGAGGGACAGCTGGGGTAGTGCCTCACAGCATACCAGCAAGCGACTACCCataaagtttactttaagtTGTTATAGTGGAGCAGTTTGGACTTTTGGTATTTCTTATCAGA encodes the following:
- the LOC126408427 gene encoding cytochrome c oxidase subunit 5A, mitochondrial-like translates to MFRAAVRLSVSGVRSLTRRQPGCQAVLASRCYSHGKQETDEEFDARWVTYFNKPDIDAWELRKGMNTLIGYDLVPEPKILEAALRACRRLNDLASAIRILEAVKDKSGPHKEIYPYLIQELRPTLDELGISTPEELGIDKV